One window of Thermacetogenium phaeum DSM 12270 genomic DNA carries:
- the glmL gene encoding methylaspartate mutase accessory protein GlmL, which produces MKALLIDFGSTFTKVTLVSLDPPALLGTAQAPTTVETDLREGLFAALKAFPSGLLEGVRLKRACSSAAGGLRIVAVGLVPALTVKAAREAALGAGARVVASFSYTLTRREIEEINALRPDLLLLAGGTDGGERRTLLKNASLIARSGPGVPVVVAGNKEAAPRAASLLEGSVPRVVVTENVLPEINVLNPEPARKAIRELYLDEITKARGLEQIQQEFGLAMPTPLAVMKAGELLQKTLGKDVVLVDVGGATTDVHSFCEGKPLTPGCVYKGPPEPFAKRTVEGDLGVRVSVLSLLEAVGEDAVLSLLPFAVSREELRSYAARINAGRGAIPQDERTAEFDRALATACIREALRRHAGRLREAYTPEGRIWIQEGKDLTGVEVLAGTGGVLVHAADPAALLQEAVRQSDPLVLSPRRPDLFLDGSYLLAAVGLLVDVCPEAAQVLLRETLEHAGRCAF; this is translated from the coding sequence ATGAAGGCTTTGTTGATCGATTTCGGCAGCACCTTTACCAAGGTGACTCTGGTGAGCCTCGATCCGCCGGCACTGCTGGGTACCGCTCAGGCCCCGACCACGGTGGAGACGGATCTCAGGGAGGGGTTGTTCGCTGCCCTGAAGGCATTTCCTTCGGGGCTTTTGGAGGGGGTCAGGCTCAAACGGGCCTGCAGTTCTGCCGCAGGTGGTTTGAGAATCGTGGCCGTCGGGCTGGTGCCTGCTCTGACGGTGAAGGCGGCCCGGGAGGCCGCGCTGGGAGCCGGTGCCAGGGTCGTGGCGAGTTTTTCCTACACCCTCACCCGCCGGGAGATCGAGGAGATCAATGCCTTGCGGCCGGATCTGCTGCTGTTGGCCGGGGGTACCGATGGAGGGGAGCGCAGAACCCTCCTTAAGAACGCCTCCCTGATCGCCCGCTCGGGGCCGGGGGTACCGGTGGTGGTGGCCGGAAACAAGGAGGCGGCGCCGCGGGCAGCTTCCCTTCTGGAAGGCAGTGTTCCCCGGGTGGTGGTAACCGAGAACGTCTTGCCCGAGATCAACGTGCTCAACCCGGAGCCCGCCAGGAAGGCGATCAGGGAACTCTATCTGGACGAGATCACCAAGGCCAGAGGGCTGGAGCAGATCCAGCAGGAGTTCGGGCTGGCCATGCCCACCCCCCTGGCGGTGATGAAGGCCGGAGAGCTGCTGCAGAAAACCCTGGGAAAGGATGTCGTTCTCGTTGACGTCGGCGGGGCCACTACGGATGTGCATTCCTTCTGCGAGGGAAAACCGCTGACACCGGGGTGCGTCTACAAGGGGCCACCTGAGCCTTTCGCCAAGCGGACCGTCGAAGGGGATCTGGGGGTTCGGGTGAGCGTCCTTTCTTTACTGGAGGCAGTAGGCGAAGACGCCGTACTGTCTCTTCTTCCCTTTGCGGTAAGCAGGGAAGAACTCAGAAGTTATGCCGCCAGGATAAATGCCGGTCGGGGAGCCATACCCCAGGACGAGAGGACGGCGGAATTCGACCGGGCACTGGCAACAGCCTGTATCCGGGAAGCCCTGCGGCGGCATGCCGGCCGTTTAAGAGAGGCCTACACCCCGGAGGGAAGGATCTGGATTCAGGAGGGTAAAGACCTGACCGGAGTGGAGGTGCTGGCAGGCACGGGAGGGGTGCTGGTGCATGCTGCAGATCCCGCTGCCCTGCTTCAAGAGGCCGTCAGGCAGAGCGACCCTTTGGTCTTAAGCCCGCGCCGTCCGGACCTTTTCCTGGACGGCTCCTATCTATTGGCTGCGGTCGGACTCCTGGTTGACGTATGTCCGGAAGCGGCGCAGGTGCTGTTGAGAGAAACGCTGGAGCATGCTGGGAGGTGTGCTTTTTGA